The following is a genomic window from Heliangelus exortis chromosome 13, bHelExo1.hap1, whole genome shotgun sequence.
TGGCTGGAAGTTCTCACGTTAAGAAGAAGCTTTCTCCCTTTGCACTTCTGAGTACGGAAAGTTCATTGTACTGAATCTTTCAGAAGAATCTGCTAATgagacattttttctttaaaatgtataCAAAACCATTGATCAATTTCATTGttatatatacatgtgtataAAATCCAGACAAATGCCATTGACTTAATTTACTGTACATTGAGCTATTATGAAGGTCAGAGGCTGGCAAAAACTCTGAGACTTAAATATTTGAAGGTTAGAATGAAGTAGTTTGGGAGGCATGCAATAACAAGATGTAGATTATAAAACTTGCTCACATGAGGACTGGATTCCTTTGgaatttcaaaatacagtatCACTAATTTTTTATAACTATGATAGATGAGAATTATTTATTACAGACTTGATCTACATGCAAAACAATATATACTCATTTACATTCACTAATAAATCACATAACACTAATTGAAAACATTATCTTAAAGCACAGGAGAGAATACTGTGATTCAGAGAAACTACCCTTGTGCCAAGGGGCACTATCACATAGTTGTGGTTTTTATGCATAGACATTCTCTTTCTGAGAGTACTAGGGTATATTCTGCTGAAGAGTTAATTTAATTCGGGAAGAGAATTAGAAGTTAAGATCATTTGAACTACAGAAGGCTTTTACTCTGCTCTTTGCTCATCTAGGTTACATTTCAAAAGCCTGCTGATTCAATTGTTAAAACCAGGCTTTACTCCAACCTTGAAATTATTTAACCTCCTTACCATAAGACTTGTATCTCATTAGTCTTGATAAAACTGGTAGCTGTGAAACCAACCAATCTTAAAACTGACATATTCCAGCATACTGGTTGCATAAATTGTGACGatgctttaaaatgcaagaACAAAAGTGCTTGTGGGTCCCTAAGTGGCCGAATATCTATTTACCATCACACTAagtaagagaaaacaaagatacCAAATCATCCTCCTCCCCTTGGAACAATGAATAAGTATTGGCTATATGTATTAAGGAAGGAGACAAAAAATAACTGTGAGCATTTCTTATGAGATTCTTCTATTTTctgaaattgaaataaattgaaaCTTGCTAACACTGTAGTGTTAGTTAACATTGCCATCTACAAAGTAGATATATGCTGTTTGATACTCAAAACTTAATAAGGGCAAAGTGTGTCTGGGTGTAGACTTCAAAGTtgtcatttatttttagtttatgtAATATGTGTAAATATGTTGATGACActtatttaagaataaaaatcagatgCTGCCATTTAGTAGTAGCTCTTTGATTCTGCAACAGCTTGGATGGTACAGCATAATTTACAAGTTTTCAGTGTTTACTGCTGACATACCTCTTGCATGCTCCTGTAATGTCGCTTACAAAAATCTAAGAAATtatctttcttaaaatattatattatattgtatAGTACAAGAACTTAAAACCATAATCTAAAACTCACTTCCTTACAATGAATGTTAACATATTTCTGTAGTTCCCCTGTAAAGGTTACATAAAATTATGTTGTAAATTACCTGTGACTCACCTCCTTAGCAGTTATTCTTCATGTGTAGTCGTAGTAGCACTTCTAGAcacacaagcagcagcagttgtACTGATAAGCATGACCCTGCCATGTAATATTCCATACAGGAAAGATTTACTTTGCATGATTAAAACTACTATCCAGCTAATGAATCTTTAGCAAAGTCACATGAATCACCCCTTCCAGCTCTTCATTTCTCTTAAACCACCCCTACAGTCTTGCAAATATCTTTCCCCTGCAACTGCATAATTAActgcttctccttcccatcAACACACTCACCCGACCTTTAGGAAAGGTGAAGGTGGGGCCATTCTTTACTTAACctccacccaccccaccccaccccacccctcctTGTCAAGTAAAAATCTGGGGTTCTCAAGTGTTGTACAAATATATACTGTTTTCTGACAGCTAACTAAACACTCATTCAACACTAAGTAGTAGCCACCTTAAGACAAATACTAATTTCACAGCAAGTTACATTCTTGCTTAGACCAAAGGAATATTCCTTACAAGTTTCTGACCACAATGATGTATAGGGCTACTATAAAGccctaaaaataaaagtttgcaATATATAAATGGTTCAGCCTATAACTCTATTGGTATTAATTATTACTACTTGAATTAAACTTTATTTAATTCACTAATCAGATGGCCATTTGCAGTAGTAAAAAGAAGTTTGTCTTGCAACATCAGTAGCCACATACCTTTATATGCAAAATCCAGTTACCATAACAAAGTGACAAAGTCTGAGGAAGGgaataaaatttaaacagaTTTATAAACCAGCTTAAGCATCTTCTAATTGTAAGAAACTAGTAGCTTGTTCTACAAATTGATACTTTTCATTAATACTTATGCCTAAAGTATAAGTGTATTTTCATCCCACGAAAGGAATCAGTATAAATAAAAAGTCTGTAAGCTGACCACACAAACCAGTAGATAAGATTGGTTACAGAGGTACCAAGGTTCTATTTTCTTATCTCTTTATAGCTTAcaaaaggaagctgaaaatCCTGCTCAGCTGCCTTCCTGATGAGACCCAAAATTCACACAGTATGAAAGAAGCTTTTCTCCTACCTCCTTAATTGGTACATAAGCCAAAAGGCAGGTTTACTCTTAGTAAATGGAGCAGGATTATAATTTGAAATAGAATTAAAAGTATAATTGACAGTCAATGTCAAAATATATTGCAACTGATAATTATTATCTCAACCTACATTCAAAAGCACAATATGAATTAATCAAGATTCTGGATATTACATGGAAAGGAATAAATTTGATAACACTCTGTGAACAGAAGAAGAAACCAGAGAAGTTAATGTAAAACCAAGGCTGTATTCCAGTAGAACTTTCCAAAAGAATTCCAAAAAGTTTTAAGTCAAAGATATTACTATAAAGTAACATATgctgactttttaaaagcacattaaCTCACATTTCCAGTAACTAAGATAACACCACCCATGTGAAAATCTCTGGAAGACAAAAACAAGCATGCAAattgcatttccattttttcatgtGGATGCTGAAGATGAcagctttctggtttttatgCAAAACAGTTGAAAAACACCTTACAGCCTctcttttcaaagcaattttcacAGCTCAATTTATGTGAGCAGAACACCtgtaaagaagcagcagcagagtagTACCTAGACAATTAGTCAATATCCTCCAGTTGTTACAGTTAGAGAAATAACCTTAATATGtgattattaaaacaaaaaaattataattcacaattacaaaataaacaaaaagtcTCTGCATGTCAGGAACATAAAAAAGTGTGAATCTGTTGTGCTACCGTTTGCCCAACTACTTGCTCAAGCTCGTTGACAGATGCATTACAAAGTCGGTGGATGCTTCCAAACTGctgcagcaagagcagagctTTTGTTTTCCCAACTCCTGGAATTTGTTGCACCGTCCGAAACACTGACGGTTCTGCCAGCTGAAAACGCTTTTGACGAAGAAAAGGGTTTCTGCTGGGATCCTTACTTTGTTCCCGGAcctaaagcaaaacaaagacgTAACTGAAACCGAGTGCCCTCTGCTGGAGcgctgctttggggtttttttaatcgtttttttttttatctcaagaGTTCAATGCAAGCACTAGGAAGTTTTAGAAACAAGCTCCCTCCTTAAGCGTGCTTAAGCGTGCAAAACCCTCTTACTAAGGGTTTTGATGCAGATCCACAAAGTCTCACAAGGAAAACAACAGTTTCTTAATACACAGGATAAAGAGAAACAACATAAGAACACAATTTGCCCAGTCTGGGACAAATCAAAATCTCACGTTGGTTTGGATAGAGAACTCTGGTGAGGATTGCCTAATGCTATCCAGTGGCACCTCAGTGCAACATCTTATTGAAATATGCAGTATCATATCcctcaacatttttatttgttcccAAATGatccctctttcttctcttccctttacTGTTGCTGGATATTTATTCCTTACATTAAGACAACAAAATATATTGTGTACTTTAAGATCTGAGGTGTTCTTTCTGAAATGAGTAATGATTGTTGGAAAACAAGTAATTTCTCGTGTCCTGTAACTAGCAAATGTTTAATCACTCACACAGAAAACTTACTAGTTGAGCAATGAGTTGAGAAGCTTCTCCTTGATTTGCTACAGGAAGCAACACCATTCCAAGTTCTAGCACAACAAGCTTTTGTACTGCTAAGAAGTACTGATCACTTATTTGGGTTTTCTCTACAACTACAATTGCACCAAGACTGCTGGCCTGtattgaaaggaaaagagaagaaaagacttTGTTAATGAGAAGCTGATGCAATGCAAGAGAAAACTTCTGTCAAACTTGAGCTGCCTGGAAGCAAATCAAAGGAACAACACAAGTTGCAGCAACAGTACTGAAGTTTAATGTAGCATTATTACACACTCTTCAGTTTTCAGGTGGAAGTTATCACAGAAGTTTAGCCCCACTGAAATAACACAAGAATGCTTTCAGAAGCCTGGAATAAAGAAATACCAATTCAAAACTTCTCTTTATGTAGTACTTACATTTCTAAATCGAACTAATCTTCGTTTGAATTCATCCCCTGCAACCAAATCTGCTTCAGAGATATATAAAATGCAAGTTCTGCTTGAGATATGAAAATCCACAAGTCCTAAGCCATCTTCAAAGATGAGTTTAATTTTCCCTTGAGGTGATattggtaaaagaaaaaatgcagtagtTAAAAATCTGCTTATAACTACTTCACAGCACAACTTTCCTAACATGTGAATAAAATACgaataaaagcaaaatgggCAAATGCAATCCAAGGTACTGTTTGATGCCTTTAGTAGTGGCAGTTAATAACACTTCCAAATTACAAATTTGAAAGCATTACAGTTTCTCAGTAAACTGAACTTCAACAAAAACATCACATGTTATTCTGAAAGGATCATCATCTTAATTTACTTTGAGATGACAGCACAGTCATGGTACCCATGTAAATTCAAGGCACTTCAGTGAAAATGCATATTCACAATAGACCCACTGCTGTGGGTCCCCAGAAGACCTTCTTCTGTACAGTGCTCAGAAACTGCAAATATGATAGAACTGATCACACAGATACATGATAGACAAGTAATAATTTTTAGCCTGCTAAAAACGGCTCTACCACAAATACAGGACCAGTCAGGCCCAGAGTAAAGCACATTCCAGCCAACTTTAGCAATACCAGGTGATGGAGGGGAACGCTCTTtgcctgaattatttttcctcttccaatCTGTTTGTGCTTACCTTGTAGCCTTTGGGCTATCTCTGACCCCCTCCACTTTTCATTTCCAATCACGTGCCCATAAGGGACAGAGATAGATCCTGCTGTCACAGGAGCGTTTGCTTTCGTTGTCATCTGAGCTCCTTTAAATCTTTACTTCAGTAGCAGCCACACCCTGGAAAGAAATGTGGAAGAGGtacaaacacattttataaACCTGTTCCAAgcttaattttataattaaaagtTATGTTATACTCTGGAGGAGACACTAGCTCCTCCCCAGAAGTATTTTACAGTTATGTTAACATACCAAAATCAGTAAGTAACACTGGTTTACTTGAATTGAGGCTGCCGGCTAGCAAGTTCCACTCCCAACCTTGCCAGGCAATCTGAAAACACCCGATTTCAGACAGATGGGTGGCGAAAAAAAAGACACCGCCTTTTCTATACCTTCATCCCCCCTTGCTGGGATAAAGTCTGCTCCACCTACAAAGCTGACTCCACGGGCACCTCCAGCCCTCAGAAGTCACCAGACAGATTATTAGAAGGCAGCTGCGGGCAGAGGTTATTTTCAGGTTTGCCGGCCTGACGCGGTGCTCTGACTCGGGGGGGAAACGGGAGACTTcgagggaggaaaagaaacaaaccaggGCCACCGCAAACACCACCACCTGAGCCACATCCCGAGCCAGCTCTCACCAGGAACCCGCTCTGACTGGAGCGGGGAACGGCCCCAATAGCAGGCACCAGCCCCGCACTGCCTCGACCGAACCAGAGCagaccggaccggaccggaccggaccggaccaGCTCACACCGGGCTCCCGCTCTCCCCCTCAGACCACAGGACAGAACGTCCCCACTTCCCGCCCAAACCGCCCACCCTGCAGCACGCGCCTGTCTGACAGCTCCGGCCGCGAATAGGAAGCGAGAGCTGTGCGGCCCGTGAGCCAATGAGAAGGCGGGAGGGGGCGGGACTCGCCGCCGGTACGTTGCTAAGGCCGGAGGGAGGGGTGAGTAAGGCCCGTGCTGATTGGGGGAGAGTAAACCCGCAGCGAATCAGCCGCGCCGTTACTAGCAGGCGGGTCGCGACGGGCGAGCGTCCCAGACGGCGGCGAAAACAGTTGCGAGGCGGAGAAGCGGAGTCCGTCCCCTGTCCGGTCCCGATGGCGTTTGTGTTCAGGAGAGCGCGGAAGGGCCCCTTCGTGAGTACCGCCCTCCTGACCCGCGGGCAGGTCGTCGTCCCCCTGGGGCTGGGCCTGCGCGGGGCGGGACGAGGGGAGGCCCTCGGCGGAGGAGGCTGCTCCCGGCGGTTGGCGGCGGTGACCGTCGGGCGATTTGACTGAAGCGAAAAAcggggagaaaaataaatcctaagCAAAAGAAGGTGTCCTGAGGACGGGCGTGGGGGTGCTGCAGCTCTCCTCGCAGGCCTGCGGTCTCGATAACCAGCCGGGTTCGGCGGGGCGGGCGGGTGTTCCCGGCGCCCTTCCCCTCAGGGAGGCCTCTGGGTGCTGGCGGGGCGGGAGCGCCGGGAGGGGATGTGCGAGGGGATGGTGGAAGCTGACGTTCCCCTACAGTGAAGTGATAAAAGAGTTCATAGCGACACCTTAGGGCAGGCAAGGGTTGTAGGACGGTATCACTGATCATGGCTTCCGTGTCcgaagggggcctacaggaaagctggtgagggtCTTTTTAGGATAGGTAGTCCTAGGGTCTACCTAGGAGGGTCAAGTAGTGATAGGACCGAGGGGGAATGGgttcaaactagaggagggttTAGATTGAGATTAGAGGTTAGGAAtaagttcttcaccatgagggtggtgagacactggaacaggttccccagagaggtggtggaagccccatccctgaagcTTTTAAGGCCAGgtggacagggctctgagcaacctcatctagtgggaggtgtccttgcccatggcagggggttggaactgaatgAGCTTAAACGTCCCTTCCAACCCCgaaaattctgtgattgtgtgaCTGTCAGCAGTAGTGCCATGTTAACCTTTTAGAATACTCTTGAGTAAGTGAAGTGTTTTTAGTattagaatgaaaataaaatgttgatcTGTTGTCTTACCTTCCCTGTGGGGTGACAGCAAGCATCCTTTTACCTCTGTTTTCCCTGGTAATTGTAGTAAGGCATCTGTAGTCTTTGGTAAATAAATTGGTGCATGCCAGGCTGACTGCCAGCAGTAGGGAGCAGTGCATTTGCCAGATGAGACCGACTAAAAAGTCTTTCTAGTGCATCACTGAGTTATTTGATGTGCAGAAACATTTCCCAGTTTACCTGTTCGTTATCCTGTTGAAGACGATTTAAGGAAtaattgcaaaaaataaaaatacgtATCTATAGCAGAGACTTAGT
Proteins encoded in this region:
- the FAAP24 gene encoding Fanconi anemia core complex-associated protein 24, with amino-acid sequence MTTKANAPVTAGSISVPYGHVIGNEKWRGSEIAQRLQGKIKLIFEDGLGLVDFHISSRTCILYISEADLVAGDEFKRRLVRFRNASSLGAIVVVEKTQISDQYFLAVQKLVVLELGMVLLPVANQGEASQLIAQLVREQSKDPSRNPFLRQKRFQLAEPSVFRTVQQIPGVGKTKALLLLQQFGSIHRLCNASVNELEQVVGQTVAQQIHTFLCS